One window of Thermodesulfovibrio aggregans genomic DNA carries:
- a CDS encoding PD-(D/E)XK nuclease family protein — MTSISLEEIKKIIKTELPSILKTDPSFRKFILQITKSHYPPKKKTEDRIEQLYQQILQMQEQSEKRWQEWIKRYDQTQAEWNKKWEEYEKRWQEWNKKWEENEKRWKENQQKWEEWIKKYDQTQAEWNKKWEEYEKRWKENQQKWEEWIKRYDQTQAEWNKKWEENEKRWKENQQKWEEWIKRYDQTQAEWNKKWEENQKTINEILKRLEKIDRRHLYTIGALGARWGLYSEESFRNGLKAIIEDSFGVEVMRYVDYDRDGEVFGHPDQIELDLIIRNGMVIACEIKSSISKSDMYSLWRKKEFYEKKHQRKVDRVIVISPMVDPRAKPVAEKLGIEIYTHSDEFIENEQKSLND; from the coding sequence ATGACATCAATTAGTCTTGAAGAAATAAAAAAGATAATTAAAACTGAATTGCCATCAATTCTAAAAACAGATCCCTCTTTTCGAAAATTTATTCTTCAGATAACAAAATCCCATTATCCTCCGAAGAAAAAAACAGAAGACAGAATAGAGCAACTTTATCAACAGATTTTACAGATGCAAGAACAGTCTGAGAAAAGATGGCAGGAATGGATAAAAAGATATGATCAAACTCAGGCTGAATGGAACAAAAAATGGGAAGAGTATGAAAAAAGATGGCAGGAGTGGAACAAAAAATGGGAGGAAAATGAAAAAAGATGGAAAGAAAACCAGCAAAAGTGGGAAGAATGGATAAAAAAATATGATCAAACTCAAGCTGAGTGGAACAAAAAATGGGAAGAGTATGAAAAAAGATGGAAAGAAAACCAGCAAAAGTGGGAAGAATGGATAAAAAGATATGATCAAACTCAGGCTGAGTGGAACAAAAAATGGGAAGAAAATGAGAAAAGATGGAAAGAAAACCAGCAAAAATGGGAAGAATGGATAAAAAGATATGATCAAACTCAAGCTGAGTGGAACAAAAAATGGGAAGAAAACCAAAAAACAATAAATGAAATCCTTAAAAGATTAGAAAAAATTGACAGAAGACATCTTTATACAATTGGCGCTCTTGGAGCCAGATGGGGACTTTACTCTGAAGAGTCTTTTCGTAATGGACTGAAAGCAATAATTGAAGACTCTTTCGGTGTGGAAGTTATGAGATATGTTGACTACGATCGCGATGGAGAAGTATTCGGGCATCCCGACCAGATAGAACTTGACTTAATAATCAGAAATGGGATGGTAATTGCCTGTGAAATAAAATCCTCCATAAGCAAATCTGATATGTATTCCTTATGGAGAAAGAAAGAATTTTATGAGAAAAAACATCAGAGAAAAGTTGATAGAGTTATTGTTATTTCGCCAATGGTTGATCCTCGTGCAAAACCTGTAGCAGAAAAACTTGGAATCGAAATTTACACTCATTCAGATGAATTCATAGAAAATGAACAAAAAAGCTTAAACGATTAG
- the aroE gene encoding shikimate dehydrogenase — MITGKTKIIGIFGDPVEHTLSPIIHNEAFKYLGLDYCYVPFHVKKKDLKNAIIAIKALNIKGVNITVPHKEAVIQYLDEISDEAKYIGAVNTILNNEGILKGFNTDAQGFILSLKEESILIKEKNILILGAGGAAKAIVYGILKEGGKVYIYNRTLSKALEIKEKFANLGFIEVIPHIEQSINEKVDIIVNATSLGLKKDDPLPINPAFLLSKHIYYDIVYPETLLMNEAKKIGCKVVGGIGMLLWQAVEAFKIWTEVEPPVDVIKKTLNKVLTKY; from the coding sequence ATGATTACAGGAAAAACAAAAATAATAGGAATATTTGGGGATCCAGTTGAACATACCCTTTCTCCCATAATTCATAATGAAGCCTTTAAGTATCTCGGACTTGACTACTGTTATGTACCATTTCATGTGAAAAAGAAAGATTTAAAAAATGCTATCATTGCAATCAAAGCCTTAAATATAAAGGGAGTAAATATCACAGTCCCACATAAAGAAGCAGTAATTCAATATCTTGATGAAATTTCAGATGAGGCTAAATACATTGGAGCAGTTAACACAATTTTAAATAATGAAGGAATCCTGAAAGGTTTCAATACAGATGCACAGGGTTTTATTTTATCCCTTAAAGAAGAAAGTATATTAATTAAAGAAAAAAACATTTTGATTCTTGGTGCTGGCGGTGCTGCAAAGGCTATTGTTTACGGAATATTAAAAGAGGGTGGTAAAGTTTACATTTACAACAGAACCCTATCAAAGGCATTGGAAATAAAAGAAAAATTTGCTAATTTAGGATTTATAGAGGTCATACCACACATTGAGCAATCTATTAATGAAAAAGTTGATATCATAGTGAATGCTACTTCTCTTGGATTAAAAAAGGATGACCCTTTACCTATCAATCCAGCATTTCTATTGTCAAAGCATATTTACTATGATATTGTTTATCCTGAGACTCTTTTAATGAATGAAGCAAAAAAAATTGGATGTAAGGTTGTAGGAGGTATTGGAATGCTTCTGTGGCAGGCTGTAGAGGCTTTCAAAATTTGGACTGAAGTTGAACCTCCAGTTGACGTCATAAAAAAAACTCTAAATAAGGTATTGACAAAATATTAA
- the pilM gene encoding pilus assembly protein PilM, translating into MLGIEIETSSIKVAYIGKKYELTEWEIFEVPEGAIGPEGIIDFDSVINTLLKIPPKFNMKNPKAAFAISGPAYTAVRVIQVPYIDKEEIALNLPFELDKHIPFNVKEVYFDFHILEKLKKENSTEVLVAVATKQIINEYVNIFEKAGIIPQVVDVGALALYNVYEFNYKEPEPTLIVNVGENFINFVIAQDNKPLYIRDSTIALNIDIQKAQDEEIRNFADDVSAEIYRQIEYVKSFLPEKPVKKIYLTGFPVIYPTFISSVEERLDQEIFIFDPFKKIKINKKISAKMQKYLHISSISIGLALRGTEKIK; encoded by the coding sequence ATGCTTGGGATAGAAATAGAAACTTCCTCTATTAAAGTTGCCTATATAGGTAAAAAGTATGAACTTACTGAATGGGAAATTTTTGAAGTTCCAGAAGGAGCAATTGGACCTGAAGGCATAATTGATTTCGACAGTGTTATAAATACACTCCTCAAAATTCCTCCAAAATTTAATATGAAAAATCCAAAAGCAGCCTTTGCAATCTCAGGCCCAGCCTATACAGCAGTAAGAGTAATTCAAGTTCCTTATATAGATAAAGAAGAAATTGCTTTGAATCTCCCTTTTGAACTTGACAAACATATACCTTTTAATGTGAAGGAAGTATACTTCGACTTTCACATTCTGGAAAAATTAAAAAAAGAAAACTCAACAGAAGTCCTTGTAGCAGTTGCAACTAAGCAAATAATTAATGAATATGTTAACATTTTTGAAAAAGCAGGTATAATTCCTCAGGTGGTAGACGTGGGAGCTTTAGCTCTTTATAACGTCTATGAATTTAATTACAAAGAGCCCGAGCCTACATTAATTGTAAATGTGGGAGAGAATTTCATTAACTTTGTCATCGCTCAAGATAATAAACCTCTCTACATAAGAGATAGCACAATTGCTTTAAATATAGACATTCAAAAAGCACAAGATGAAGAGATAAGGAATTTTGCAGATGATGTTTCCGCAGAAATTTACAGGCAAATTGAATACGTTAAATCCTTTTTACCGGAAAAACCCGTAAAAAAAATCTATCTTACAGGTTTTCCAGTAATTTATCCAACTTTTATTTCATCAGTTGAAGAAAGACTTGACCAGGAAATATTTATATTTGATCCCTTTAAAAAAATCAAAATAAACAAAAAAATTTCAGCCAAAATGCAAAAATATTTACATATATCTTCCATATCAATTGGATTAGCTCTAAGGGGAACGGAGAAGATAAAATGA